From Dehalococcoidales bacterium:
TGCCTACAACGCCATACAGATATTAGAAAATTAAAAAGCAGGACGATACGTCTTTACACGCATCAAGCGTCCTGTTAAAATTTAACGTTTACAATAATAAAGGGGTTATATATGAGTAAAGACAAACCAAGTCGAGAAACAAAAAAACCAAAAAAAGGTTCGGTCAAACCGATTATGCCGGATGTGATTGCTCCACCGCCTTCTGTTGAGGTTGTACGAAAGCGCCGAAAAGCCGGGGATGAAGAATAGTCCCGAATCAATAGAGAGCCGTCAATTCAATACTGCCAAAATCCTGATTTACGGCCGTGTACAGGGCGTATCATTCCGGCGGTTTGCGGCTAGTTGCGCTGCAAAAACTGGCATAAACGGTTATGTTAGAAACTTAAACGATAGCC
This genomic window contains:
- a CDS encoding acylphosphatase; the encoded protein is MKNSPESIESRQFNTAKILIYGRVQGVSFRRFAASCAAKTGINGYVRNLNDSRSVEAIVQGSPASLDSFLRLLEKGPPDSLIEKIIVGKICPEQLYNSFDIR